One part of the Aquipuribacter hungaricus genome encodes these proteins:
- a CDS encoding aldo/keto reductase — MVDTSTGTTWAASPDRYASTDYRRAGRSGLLLPPVSLGLWQNFGDDRAPETARAILLRAFDLGVTHLDLANNYGPPYGAAESRFGQVLAGDLRPYRDEIVVSTKAGYDMWPGPYGDGGSRKYLLASLDQSLRRTGLEYVDVFYSHRRDPGTPLEETMGALDAAVRSGRALYVGISNYSPEDTAAAAAILAGLGTPLVLHQPRYSIFDRRPEAGVLDAAEAAGAGVAVFSPLAQGRLTDRYLRGVPEGSRATRSTYLSRDDVTDDLTARARALDEIATGRGQTLAQLALAWVLRDPRVTTAIIGASSVEQLEGNLRATQGPPLGDDELAAVERWAAPTGESL, encoded by the coding sequence ATGGTGGACACGAGCACCGGCACGACCTGGGCGGCCTCGCCCGACCGCTACGCGAGCACGGACTACCGCAGGGCCGGGCGCAGCGGGCTCCTCCTGCCCCCGGTCTCCCTGGGGCTGTGGCAGAACTTCGGCGACGACCGCGCGCCGGAGACCGCACGGGCGATCCTGCTGCGGGCCTTCGACCTCGGCGTCACGCACCTGGACCTGGCCAACAACTACGGCCCGCCCTACGGCGCTGCCGAGAGCCGGTTCGGCCAGGTGCTGGCCGGCGACCTGCGTCCCTACCGCGACGAGATCGTCGTCTCGACCAAGGCCGGGTACGACATGTGGCCCGGCCCCTACGGGGACGGCGGCTCGCGCAAGTACCTGCTCGCCAGCCTCGACCAGTCGCTGCGGCGCACCGGCCTGGAGTACGTCGACGTCTTCTACTCCCACCGCCGCGACCCCGGGACGCCGCTGGAGGAGACCATGGGCGCCCTCGACGCGGCCGTGCGGTCCGGCAGGGCGCTCTACGTCGGCATCTCCAACTACTCACCGGAGGACACGGCGGCGGCCGCCGCGATCCTGGCCGGGCTGGGCACCCCGCTGGTGCTCCACCAGCCCCGGTACTCGATCTTCGACCGGCGCCCCGAGGCGGGCGTGCTGGACGCCGCCGAGGCGGCGGGGGCCGGCGTGGCCGTGTTCTCCCCGCTCGCCCAGGGCCGGCTGACCGACCGCTACCTGCGGGGCGTCCCCGAGGGGTCCCGGGCCACGCGCAGCACGTACCTGTCCCGCGACGACGTCACCGACGACCTCACCGCCCGCGCCCGCGCGCTCGACGAGATCGCCACCGGTCGCGGCCAGACGCTCGCCCAGCTCGCGCTGGCCTGGGTGCTGCGCGACCCGCGCGTGACCACGGCGATCATCGGTGCGAGCTCGGTCGAGCAGCTGGAGGGCAACCTGCGGGCGACGCAGGGACCGCCGCTGGGGGACGACGAGCTGGCCGCCGTCGAGCGGTGGGCGGCGCCCACCGGCGAGAGCCTCTGA